In a single window of the Streptacidiphilus sp. P02-A3a genome:
- a CDS encoding plasmid partition protein — MIIAHISPRTGGKTTSAGWQAHALHERGYDVQAFEADYSGQFAEWDARAGGFPFPVQQQASPMFHKNVPPTLLIGQIGVVDCGHAEDHRAIVQSVLRVADLAILNAAPTTADIDRIERLPMRALIDGIATLRPDDTPPPTWVLLNRTGNGVKATKQYKDYLRDNGWNVFTTTIPQTQLYAQSVLLPVTARGSAYDELTTEMLSRGLLPQIEVTL; from the coding sequence ATGATCATCGCTCACATCAGCCCTCGTACCGGCGGCAAGACGACCTCCGCCGGATGGCAGGCCCACGCGCTGCACGAGCGCGGCTACGACGTCCAGGCGTTCGAGGCCGACTACAGCGGGCAGTTCGCCGAGTGGGACGCCCGCGCTGGCGGGTTCCCCTTCCCCGTGCAGCAGCAAGCCTCCCCGATGTTCCACAAGAACGTCCCGCCCACGCTGCTCATCGGGCAGATCGGCGTCGTGGACTGCGGACACGCCGAGGACCACCGCGCCATCGTCCAGTCCGTCCTGCGCGTCGCGGACCTCGCCATCCTGAACGCCGCCCCGACTACCGCTGACATCGACCGCATAGAGCGCCTGCCCATGCGCGCCCTGATCGACGGCATCGCCACCTTGCGCCCCGACGACACCCCGCCGCCCACCTGGGTCCTGCTCAACCGCACCGGCAACGGCGTCAAGGCCACCAAGCAGTACAAGGACTACCTGCGGGACAACGGCTGGAACGTCTTCACCACCACCATCCCTCAGACCCAGCTCTACGCCCAGTCTGTGCTCCTTCCGGTCACCGCGCGCGGGTCGGCCTACGACGAGCTCACCACCGAGATGCTCAGCCGCGGCCTCCTGCCCCAGATCGAGGTGACCCTGTGA
- a CDS encoding helix-turn-helix domain containing protein, with translation MTPTRSTTWSAARQRQALDLSARYLNGASVPELARASGLSKGTVLNRLHAVDTPMRTPQQTRLLQADPKEAAARQQLADAMGRWYESGTSVPALAAVFECSQRTVRRRLVQAGTALRAPGQTRVLGTDGQARRKLMRSLRDRYEAGTSVPLLAAGCGYSTSTVYRLLHQAGTTMRPRSQPNPGTAGDRSP, from the coding sequence ATGACCCCCACACGGTCCACGACCTGGTCCGCAGCCCGCCAGCGGCAGGCACTGGACCTGTCCGCCCGCTACCTCAACGGCGCCAGCGTTCCCGAACTCGCCCGCGCCAGCGGCCTGTCGAAAGGAACGGTCCTCAACCGGCTGCACGCGGTCGACACCCCGATGCGGACCCCGCAGCAGACCCGACTTCTGCAAGCCGACCCCAAGGAGGCCGCCGCCCGCCAGCAGCTCGCCGACGCGATGGGCCGCTGGTACGAGTCGGGTACCTCCGTTCCCGCCTTGGCAGCGGTCTTCGAGTGCTCCCAGCGCACGGTTCGGCGGCGGCTTGTCCAGGCCGGAACCGCCCTGCGTGCCCCTGGCCAGACTCGGGTGCTTGGCACCGACGGGCAGGCCCGCCGGAAGCTGATGCGCTCGCTTCGGGATCGCTACGAGGCAGGAACGTCGGTACCCCTGCTGGCGGCTGGCTGCGGCTACTCGACCAGCACGGTCTACCGCCTGCTGCACCAGGCCGGGACCACGATGCGGCCTCGAAGCCAGCCGAACCCCGGCACCGCAGGAGACCGGTCCCCATGA
- a CDS encoding MarR family transcriptional regulator produces the protein MANDAFAHQGLGSSALMVIGALHANPGQSAAELVASSSVSRATVYRTLERLHGHGLVQRDGSVWTLTPRALESIRVPAEQAVTEPGLGWDGLAAAYGTTGAAEARKVFHAAERAAYRAALEARTEHRTPALTIIRDGDTVLVPAQRADEVPDHWQTPDGSVLDPVTRRPVPGWRVATDGRLILHSPGDQLTYEELVAANTVALESWETAA, from the coding sequence ATGGCAAACGACGCCTTCGCTCACCAGGGCCTGGGCAGCTCCGCCCTGATGGTCATCGGCGCCCTGCACGCCAACCCCGGACAGAGCGCCGCCGAGCTGGTCGCCTCCTCCTCGGTGTCCCGGGCAACGGTGTACCGGACGCTCGAACGGCTGCACGGCCACGGCCTGGTCCAACGGGACGGCTCCGTGTGGACGCTGACGCCCCGCGCCCTGGAGAGCATCAGAGTGCCCGCTGAGCAGGCTGTTACCGAGCCAGGACTCGGGTGGGACGGCCTTGCCGCGGCCTACGGAACCACCGGCGCCGCGGAAGCCCGCAAAGTCTTCCACGCAGCCGAACGCGCCGCATACCGGGCCGCACTCGAAGCCCGCACCGAGCACCGCACCCCCGCGCTGACGATCATCCGCGACGGCGACACCGTCCTGGTGCCCGCTCAGCGCGCCGACGAGGTACCCGACCACTGGCAGACCCCGGACGGAAGCGTCCTGGACCCGGTCACCCGCCGCCCCGTGCCCGGCTGGCGCGTCGCGACCGACGGCCGACTAATCCTGCACAGCCCCGGCGACCAGCTCACCTACGAGGAACTCGTCGCCGCCAACACCGTCGCCCTCGAATCCTGGGAGACCGCCGCATGA
- the istB gene encoding IS21-like element helper ATPase IstB → MAHTTTTTANNTGDRAKTNSQTTRTGRQTAADLAFLSRAMKAPALLDAAERLAERAQTESWTHTEYLVACLQREVSARDSHGGEGRIRAARFPAIKTIEELDVTHLRGLTRQQLSHLGTLDFIAAKENAVFLGPPGTGKTHLATGLAVRACQAGHRVAFATAAQWVDRLAAAHQAGRLQDELVRLGRYPLIVIDEVGYIPFESEAANLFFQLISNRYERASVIVTSNKPFGRWGETFGDETVAAAMIDRLVHHAEVHSLKGESYRMRGRELGRTPTTGND, encoded by the coding sequence ATGGCCCACACCACCACGACTACCGCAAACAACACCGGCGACAGGGCGAAAACGAACAGCCAGACCACCCGCACTGGTCGGCAGACCGCCGCCGACCTGGCCTTCCTCTCTCGCGCCATGAAAGCACCCGCCCTGCTGGACGCCGCTGAGCGGCTGGCCGAACGCGCCCAGACAGAGTCCTGGACCCACACCGAGTACCTGGTCGCATGCCTGCAACGCGAGGTCTCCGCCCGCGACTCCCACGGCGGCGAGGGCCGTATCCGCGCCGCCCGTTTCCCCGCCATCAAGACCATCGAGGAGCTCGACGTCACCCATCTGCGCGGCCTGACCCGCCAACAACTCTCCCACCTGGGAACATTGGACTTCATAGCGGCCAAGGAGAACGCCGTATTTCTGGGGCCGCCCGGGACCGGGAAGACACACCTGGCCACCGGCCTCGCGGTCAGGGCCTGCCAGGCGGGCCACCGGGTCGCGTTCGCCACCGCCGCCCAGTGGGTCGACCGCCTCGCCGCCGCCCACCAGGCCGGCCGCCTCCAGGACGAGCTGGTCCGGCTCGGCCGCTACCCGCTGATCGTGATCGACGAGGTCGGCTACATCCCCTTCGAGTCCGAGGCCGCGAACCTGTTCTTCCAGCTCATATCGAACAGATACGAAAGGGCCAGCGTGATCGTCACCAGCAACAAGCCCTTCGGACGCTGGGGAGAGACCTTCGGCGACGAGACCGTCGCCGCCGCCATGATCGACCGACTCGTCCACCACGCCGAGGTCCACTCCCTCAAAGGCGAGTCCTACCGCATGCGAGGCCGCGAACTCGGCCGCACCCCCACCACCGGCAACGACTGA
- the istB gene encoding IS21-like element helper ATPase IstB, which produces MSELVSNRIRTMAGKLGLPHLVESLNEYAKRADEAKMGYVDFLDLVLSEELAVRDDRRFRQGLRLSKLPHHKTMDDYDFSFQPELDPRKVKDLATLSFVEAKANAALLGPPGVGKTHIAVALAVAACRAGYSIYFTSLDDMVRHLKTAEATGQLTSKLRTYLRPSVLVVDEVGYQPLERAEANLVFQVISKRYEKGSIILTSNKTFSEWGQVFGDEVLATAILDRLLHHCEVIAINGNSYRLKNRLQAIEREADVA; this is translated from the coding sequence TTGAGCGAACTGGTCAGCAACCGCATCCGCACCATGGCCGGCAAGCTCGGCCTGCCCCACCTCGTGGAGAGCCTGAACGAGTACGCCAAGCGGGCGGACGAGGCGAAGATGGGCTACGTCGACTTCCTCGACCTGGTCCTGTCCGAGGAACTCGCGGTCCGCGACGACCGGCGGTTCCGCCAGGGACTGCGGCTGTCGAAGCTGCCGCACCACAAGACGATGGACGACTACGACTTCTCGTTCCAGCCCGAGCTCGACCCGCGCAAGGTCAAGGACCTGGCGACCCTCTCCTTCGTCGAGGCCAAGGCCAACGCCGCTCTGCTGGGCCCGCCCGGGGTCGGCAAGACCCACATTGCCGTTGCCCTCGCGGTCGCCGCCTGCCGGGCCGGCTACTCGATCTACTTCACCAGCCTCGACGACATGGTCCGCCACCTCAAGACCGCCGAGGCCACCGGCCAGCTGACCAGCAAGCTCCGCACCTACCTGCGGCCCAGCGTCCTCGTGGTCGATGAAGTGGGCTACCAGCCCCTGGAACGAGCCGAGGCGAACCTGGTCTTCCAGGTGATCTCCAAGCGCTACGAAAAGGGCTCGATCATCCTGACCTCGAACAAGACCTTCAGTGAGTGGGGACAGGTGTTCGGTGACGAGGTTCTGGCCACGGCCATCCTCGACCGGCTCCTGCACCACTGCGAAGTCATCGCGATCAACGGCAACAGCTACCGCCTCAAGAACCGCCTCCAAGCTATCGAGCGGGAGGCCGATGTCGCCTGA
- the istA gene encoding IS21 family transposase, with translation MSQRQIAKETGLNRRTVAKYLSGEVPAAPPQRESGALPRQRAVDEVAPLIDAMLRSEILLKGAVIHERLAQEYGFAINYQRVKIYLQEARPRIAGELGINPGELAGLHRRFEVVPGAQAQVDWGDEGRILAHVGIPKVYSFHMTLSYSRDPFCCFTTSQDLATFFDCHRQAFAHFGGVPMSIVYDRTKTVVRRHVAPGEAVPLHPEAVAFAGHYDFDIDVLAAYRPQGKGRVERQVAIVRDHVLAGRAFSSTEELDAAFTAWVPVRRARVHGTHGEVIGLRAIRDHVALRPLPRAPYVVAQRHLRHVGKDCLVAFDANLYSVPARKVRPRQLVEVRVTKFQVILHSTVPDTTGGTLLAVHSRAVGRGARIVDERHWDGLPTGEGRRTTTGDDPRPRRGLALREEDGPLRALLSRAAAARVEVGRRPLSVYDELTGTRPFTTHPSAEEPC, from the coding sequence ATGAGCCAGCGGCAGATCGCGAAGGAGACCGGGCTCAATCGCCGCACGGTCGCCAAGTACTTGTCGGGTGAGGTCCCGGCCGCGCCACCGCAACGGGAGTCCGGCGCCTTGCCCAGGCAACGGGCGGTGGATGAGGTCGCTCCGCTGATCGACGCGATGCTGCGGTCCGAGATCCTGCTCAAGGGAGCGGTGATCCACGAGCGACTGGCCCAGGAGTACGGGTTCGCCATCAACTACCAACGGGTCAAGATCTACTTGCAGGAGGCCCGGCCCCGGATCGCCGGGGAGCTCGGTATCAACCCCGGCGAGCTGGCGGGCCTGCACCGCCGGTTCGAGGTCGTGCCGGGCGCCCAGGCCCAGGTCGACTGGGGCGACGAGGGACGGATCCTGGCCCACGTCGGCATCCCGAAGGTCTACTCATTCCACATGACGCTGTCGTACTCACGGGACCCCTTCTGCTGCTTCACCACCAGCCAGGACCTGGCGACGTTCTTCGACTGCCACCGCCAGGCGTTCGCGCACTTCGGCGGAGTGCCGATGAGCATCGTCTACGACCGCACCAAGACCGTGGTCCGCCGACACGTCGCCCCGGGCGAAGCTGTCCCGCTCCACCCGGAGGCGGTGGCGTTCGCCGGGCACTACGACTTCGACATCGACGTGCTCGCCGCCTACCGCCCCCAGGGCAAGGGCCGGGTCGAGCGGCAGGTGGCCATCGTGCGCGACCACGTCCTGGCCGGCCGGGCGTTCTCCTCGACCGAGGAACTCGACGCCGCGTTCACCGCGTGGGTGCCGGTCCGGCGCGCGCGGGTGCACGGTACCCACGGCGAGGTCATCGGCCTGCGCGCGATCCGCGACCACGTGGCCTTGCGGCCGCTGCCCCGCGCACCCTATGTGGTCGCGCAGCGGCACCTGCGGCATGTCGGCAAGGATTGCCTGGTCGCCTTCGACGCCAACCTCTACTCGGTGCCCGCCCGCAAGGTCCGCCCGCGCCAACTGGTCGAGGTCCGGGTCACGAAGTTCCAGGTCATACTCCATTCCACTGTCCCCGACACCACTGGCGGCACCCTGCTGGCCGTGCACTCCAGGGCGGTGGGACGTGGTGCCCGCATCGTCGACGAGCGCCACTGGGACGGCCTGCCCACCGGGGAGGGCCGCCGCACCACGACCGGTGACGACCCCCGGCCCCGCCGCGGCCTCGCCCTGCGCGAGGAGGACGGTCCGCTGCGGGCACTGCTCAGTCGGGCCGCCGCTGCCCGCGTCGAGGTGGGCCGGCGACCGCTGTCCGTCTACGACGAGCTGACCGGCACCCGCCCGTTCACCACCCACCCGAGCGCAGAGGAACCCTGTTGA
- the istA gene encoding IS21 family transposase gives MIHVEDWAEIRRLHRAEGLSARAVARQLGISRGTVLRALASDRPPQYQRPLKGSAVDAVEPAVRELLRQTPTIPVTVIAERIGWERGLTILRERVRELRPAFLPVDPVSRTVYEPGELAQCDLWFPAVDIPLGYGQSGRPPVLVIVSGYSRVITARMLPSRQTGDLIDGHWRLLADGWAAVPKMLVWDNEAGVGKGKLTSEFAAFAGLLAVKVHLCRPRDPEAKGLVERANGYLETSFVPGRTFTGPDDFNTQLSAWLQIANRRRHRSIDARPVDRWEADRAAMLTIPPVTPPHWWRFHTRIGRDHYIRVDTNDYSVHPRAIGRTVMVRTDNEEITAIAGNDVVARHARCWARHQSITDPDHAAAAHVLRGEVIHQKAARAATARAAALTPDSCRRTSEHAPPRTGDCAPEVMRWRGGVRESAVVRSGGRGAAGRGLGPTSLVGVEAISRPVRVGRDEPAADREGDRAQSPHGRQVLVG, from the coding sequence GTGATCCACGTGGAGGACTGGGCTGAGATTCGCCGGTTGCACCGGGCTGAGGGGTTGTCGGCCCGGGCGGTGGCCCGGCAGCTGGGGATTTCCAGGGGCACCGTGCTGCGGGCACTGGCCTCGGACCGGCCCCCGCAGTACCAGCGTCCGCTGAAGGGCTCGGCGGTGGACGCGGTCGAGCCCGCAGTCCGCGAGCTGCTCAGGCAGACCCCGACGATACCGGTGACCGTGATTGCGGAGCGGATCGGCTGGGAGCGCGGGCTGACGATCCTGCGTGAGCGGGTGCGTGAGCTGCGGCCGGCCTTCCTGCCGGTGGACCCGGTCTCGCGCACGGTCTACGAGCCCGGTGAGCTCGCGCAGTGCGACTTGTGGTTCCCCGCCGTCGACATCCCGCTGGGCTACGGCCAGTCGGGCCGCCCGCCGGTGCTGGTCATCGTGTCGGGCTACTCGCGGGTGATCACCGCCCGGATGCTGCCGTCGCGGCAGACCGGTGACCTGATCGACGGCCACTGGCGTCTGCTCGCCGACGGCTGGGCAGCGGTGCCCAAGATGCTGGTCTGGGACAACGAGGCCGGTGTCGGCAAGGGCAAGCTGACCAGCGAGTTCGCTGCGTTCGCGGGCCTGCTCGCGGTCAAGGTCCACCTCTGCCGGCCCCGGGACCCGGAAGCGAAAGGCCTGGTGGAGCGCGCGAACGGCTACCTGGAGACGAGCTTCGTGCCCGGCCGCACCTTCACCGGCCCCGACGACTTCAACACCCAGCTGAGCGCGTGGCTGCAGATCGCCAACCGGCGCCGGCACCGCTCCATCGACGCCCGCCCGGTGGACCGCTGGGAGGCCGACCGGGCCGCGATGCTGACCATCCCGCCGGTCACCCCACCGCACTGGTGGCGCTTCCACACCCGCATCGGCCGCGACCACTACATCCGCGTGGACACCAACGACTACTCCGTCCATCCCCGCGCGATCGGCAGGACGGTGATGGTCCGCACCGACAACGAGGAGATCACCGCCATCGCCGGCAACGACGTGGTGGCCCGCCATGCCCGCTGCTGGGCCAGGCACCAGTCGATCACCGACCCCGACCACGCCGCCGCGGCCCACGTCCTGCGCGGCGAGGTCATCCACCAAAAGGCCGCCCGAGCAGCCACCGCCCGCGCCGCGGCCCTGACCCCCGACAGCTGTCGGCGTACGAGCGAACATGCGCCACCTCGTACGGGTGATTGTGCTCCAGAAGTGATGCGGTGGCGGGGTGGTGTCCGCGAGTCTGCTGTTGTCCGTTCGGGTGGCAGAGGGGCGGCTGGCCGTGGTCTTGGACCCACATCGCTGGTTGGAGTTGAGGCGATTTCGCGCCCTGTACGAGTCGGGCGCGATGAGCCAGCGGCAGATCGCGAAGGAGACCGGGCTCAATCGCCGCACGGTCGCCAAGTACTTGTCGGGTGA
- a CDS encoding LamG-like jellyroll fold domain-containing protein, protein MKATPHVQLRRRTRARRILTAPLLAALIVSGAAYPSFADDGPANPGAIAPPADPGPVQSAQLQAAATGQPVAIPSLTTATTSIEANPDGSLTQTTDTLPVRVQQNGTWVPVDATLSLNSDGTLSPKATPTGVVLSGGGGGPLVTLTDPAGHSLSLTMPFTLPTPALSGDTALYPSVLPGVDLQVQIDQQGDFRDVLIVHSAAAAANPALATLQLAASAPGLNLAADPHGGMLATAADGSLAFSSPAPIMWDSSTGVASTSASASVQKTAAVRALTEGDADPDTSSAAGPGPGAQVDPIALTATDSTLTLTPDQSLLTGTTTEYPVFIDPQEVTDTTKYYTQVWQGCPSADTGWNTEEGNGTSAGEGIGYIQPSWAGNCGSGAEESYYVMDLSRIPSGSKVTQADLTLSETYGSDGGCTKWPVTVTVTNGINAPGSSNPTTWNNRPGSAGGAMAFSATDQMYSIDATQSCGGTNTAEFTLTNQVNAAQGGTLTFQIAGDESSSSTDYGHMRFAPNPYIQTTYDLAPSISPSSVNTSPPAVTVDANGNLTSASPACGSGTPGWIGLISTNYGASSLWMQSTATSPISGTTIAIWYGMVDNMLTDGSGNPKQVAYGNVAYASSPRVGSFQDTSTLQDGHQYSWNTQASDGTLTSNTVADCRFDVDLTPPNQATIASTDYPASGSGQTPPKYAGQAGQFTVTATDPAPDPSTCTLAKCLPASGIAGFRWSLDQPIPTAGFNYQAASGGQATIKNVTPTMWGSHILYVQAVDNAGNIQTIPSTYSFYAPWNPNTKVTAGDLTGDGIPDMLATDSTGDLILIPGNADPSTLTATIASTPSTSPDKQTDWNDYDIAHRGSLQNGGVDDLLAYDTANQQMYRYTNDGENGGTYGHFSLTSGVSTVAHPACTSGRCTGYNADWSGVKGLITPGDLAGNTTYTQANLITKELDGSGKQELWLYQTTNSAPLTNPVLLGTGDWSHFDLLAPGVVGGNLSSGTAGAPMLWARDKDSGIVYSFPLKDASGNIAQLAAPTAAPLTLGIKTTAGADLCAADPGDNAASGTAAIIWTCDNAPEQSMTFLTDHTVRVHSGLCLEATGVTQGNEVDLATCNSKATTQQWTAGANGWLVNSASGMCLADPAGNQSPDTQLIIWGCENVSAQDWGALTGGSLPTPLPTAPTELSPILTTAAYPTVASPGDSTGLGQPNLYATTPNGDIINYTGIAPTGAKANFGTPFTQGNYSTATNWWKLNDGNSSTAAADTNGGTNYTATLNGNANWTNDATRGTVLSLDGTTGYASTGANAPAVNTTGSYSVSAWVNLSTSYDPTKYYTALCQRDTTGARCGFYLQYSAAFKGWAFVAPNTDSTNASAYAHAGTNVTPKTGTWTHLVTVYDASSETMSLYVNGQLAGTGSNTSVWSADGPFLIGGADNTGTGGNGSQAAFPGQVSDVHVYNTALSPTAATTLNDNPPSISNLN, encoded by the coding sequence ATGAAAGCCACACCACATGTCCAGCTTCGTCGCCGGACCCGGGCCAGACGCATCCTGACCGCGCCGCTGCTGGCGGCGCTGATCGTCTCGGGAGCCGCTTACCCTTCCTTCGCCGACGACGGGCCGGCCAACCCCGGCGCGATCGCGCCGCCCGCCGACCCCGGCCCCGTCCAGTCCGCCCAACTCCAGGCCGCAGCCACCGGGCAGCCCGTAGCCATCCCCTCGCTCACCACCGCCACGACCTCGATCGAGGCGAACCCCGACGGCTCACTCACACAGACCACCGACACCCTCCCGGTCCGCGTGCAGCAGAACGGCACCTGGGTCCCGGTCGACGCCACGCTGTCCCTCAACTCGGACGGCACCCTCAGCCCCAAGGCCACTCCGACCGGCGTGGTGCTCTCCGGAGGAGGCGGCGGACCGCTGGTCACCCTCACCGACCCGGCTGGCCACAGTCTCAGCCTGACCATGCCGTTCACGCTGCCCACGCCGGCTCTCAGCGGTGACACCGCGTTGTATCCGTCCGTACTGCCCGGTGTGGACCTCCAGGTACAGATCGACCAACAGGGCGACTTCCGAGACGTACTGATCGTCCACAGCGCAGCCGCCGCCGCGAACCCAGCACTGGCGACTTTGCAACTGGCCGCCTCCGCTCCGGGCCTCAACCTGGCCGCCGACCCCCACGGTGGCATGCTCGCCACTGCGGCGGACGGCAGCCTGGCCTTCAGTAGCCCCGCTCCGATCATGTGGGACTCAAGCACCGGCGTAGCCTCGACCAGTGCGAGCGCCTCGGTACAGAAAACCGCCGCCGTCCGGGCCCTGACCGAAGGCGACGCGGACCCGGATACCTCATCGGCCGCAGGACCGGGCCCGGGAGCCCAGGTCGACCCAATCGCCTTGACGGCCACCGACAGCACCCTGACACTCACTCCCGACCAGAGCCTGCTCACCGGAACCACCACCGAATACCCGGTGTTCATCGACCCGCAAGAGGTCACGGACACGACCAAGTACTACACCCAGGTGTGGCAAGGCTGCCCCAGCGCGGACACCGGCTGGAACACCGAAGAGGGCAACGGCACCAGTGCCGGGGAAGGCATCGGCTACATCCAGCCAAGCTGGGCTGGCAACTGCGGTTCCGGCGCCGAAGAGTCCTACTACGTGATGGACTTGAGCAGGATCCCGAGCGGATCCAAGGTCACCCAAGCCGACCTCACGCTCTCCGAGACATACGGATCCGACGGCGGCTGCACGAAGTGGCCGGTCACCGTCACGGTCACCAACGGCATCAACGCACCGGGCAGCAGCAACCCCACGACGTGGAACAACCGGCCCGGGTCGGCAGGCGGCGCCATGGCTTTCAGCGCCACCGACCAGATGTACAGCATCGACGCGACGCAGTCGTGCGGCGGTACCAACACCGCCGAGTTCACCCTGACGAACCAGGTGAACGCGGCCCAGGGCGGCACCCTGACCTTCCAGATCGCAGGCGACGAGTCCTCCTCGTCCACCGACTACGGGCACATGCGCTTCGCCCCGAACCCATACATCCAAACAACCTACGACCTGGCACCCTCCATCTCCCCGAGCTCCGTCAACACCAGTCCACCAGCCGTCACCGTCGACGCCAACGGCAACCTCACATCTGCCTCCCCCGCCTGCGGCAGCGGGACCCCCGGGTGGATCGGACTGATCAGCACCAACTACGGAGCCTCCAGTCTCTGGATGCAGTCCACCGCCACCTCGCCAATCAGCGGCACCACAATCGCGATCTGGTACGGCATGGTCGACAACATGCTCACGGACGGCTCAGGCAACCCCAAGCAGGTCGCCTACGGCAATGTCGCCTACGCTTCCTCCCCCAGAGTCGGCAGCTTCCAGGACACTAGCACACTCCAGGACGGCCACCAGTACAGCTGGAACACCCAGGCCTCCGACGGGACCCTGACGTCCAACACCGTGGCCGACTGCCGCTTCGACGTCGACCTCACCCCTCCCAACCAGGCCACCATCGCCAGCACCGATTACCCAGCGTCGGGCAGCGGCCAGACACCGCCGAAATACGCCGGGCAGGCCGGGCAGTTCACCGTCACCGCGACTGACCCCGCGCCCGACCCGTCCACCTGCACCCTCGCCAAGTGCCTCCCCGCCAGCGGCATAGCCGGATTCCGCTGGTCCCTCGACCAACCGATCCCCACCGCCGGGTTCAACTACCAGGCTGCCAGCGGCGGCCAGGCCACCATCAAAAACGTCACCCCCACCATGTGGGGCAGCCACATCCTCTACGTCCAGGCTGTCGACAACGCCGGCAACATCCAGACCATCCCCTCCACCTATAGTTTCTATGCCCCATGGAACCCCAACACCAAGGTCACCGCGGGAGACCTGACCGGTGACGGCATCCCCGACATGCTCGCCACCGACAGCACCGGCGACCTCATCCTGATCCCCGGCAACGCGGACCCCTCCACGCTCACCGCCACCATCGCCAGCACTCCCAGCACCAGCCCGGACAAGCAGACCGACTGGAACGACTACGACATCGCCCACCGCGGCTCGCTGCAGAACGGCGGCGTCGACGATCTGCTGGCCTACGACACGGCCAACCAGCAGATGTACCGCTACACCAACGACGGGGAGAACGGTGGCACCTACGGGCACTTCTCACTAACCAGCGGGGTCTCCACGGTCGCCCATCCCGCGTGCACCTCCGGCCGCTGCACCGGATACAACGCCGACTGGAGCGGCGTGAAGGGCCTGATCACCCCCGGGGACCTGGCTGGCAACACCACCTACACCCAAGCCAACCTGATCACCAAGGAGCTCGACGGCAGCGGGAAGCAGGAACTCTGGCTCTACCAGACGACCAACAGCGCCCCGTTGACCAACCCGGTCCTGCTGGGCACCGGAGACTGGTCCCACTTCGATCTCCTCGCACCCGGCGTCGTCGGCGGCAACCTGTCAAGCGGCACCGCGGGCGCTCCGATGCTGTGGGCACGTGACAAGGACTCCGGCATCGTCTACTCCTTCCCTCTCAAGGACGCGAGCGGCAACATCGCCCAACTCGCAGCTCCCACCGCCGCGCCGCTCACTCTCGGAATCAAAACCACCGCTGGAGCCGACCTGTGCGCCGCCGACCCCGGTGACAACGCCGCCAGCGGGACCGCAGCCATCATCTGGACCTGCGACAACGCCCCGGAACAGTCCATGACGTTCCTGACCGACCACACCGTCCGGGTCCACTCCGGTCTCTGCCTGGAAGCCACCGGCGTCACCCAGGGCAACGAAGTCGACCTCGCCACCTGCAACAGCAAGGCCACCACCCAGCAGTGGACCGCAGGCGCCAACGGCTGGCTCGTCAACAGCGCCTCCGGAATGTGCCTGGCAGACCCCGCCGGCAACCAGAGCCCTGACACCCAGCTCATCATCTGGGGCTGCGAGAACGTATCCGCACAGGACTGGGGCGCCCTCACCGGCGGCAGCTTGCCCACACCGCTGCCCACTGCCCCCACAGAGCTCTCCCCCATCCTCACTACCGCCGCCTATCCGACCGTCGCATCCCCTGGCGACTCCACCGGACTCGGCCAGCCCAACCTTTACGCAACCACGCCCAACGGCGACATCATCAACTACACCGGGATCGCCCCCACCGGCGCCAAGGCCAACTTCGGTACCCCCTTCACCCAGGGCAACTACAGCACCGCGACCAACTGGTGGAAGCTCAACGACGGCAACAGCTCGACGGCCGCCGCTGACACCAACGGCGGCACCAACTACACCGCTACCCTCAACGGCAATGCCAACTGGACCAACGACGCCACCCGAGGCACCGTCCTCAGCCTCGACGGAACCACCGGCTACGCCTCGACCGGCGCCAACGCCCCCGCTGTCAACACCACCGGCAGCTACAGCGTCTCGGCTTGGGTCAACCTCAGCACCAGCTACGACCCCACGAAGTACTACACAGCACTGTGCCAACGCGACACCACCGGCGCCCGCTGCGGCTTCTACCTGCAGTACTCAGCCGCCTTCAAGGGCTGGGCATTCGTCGCCCCCAACACCGACAGCACCAACGCATCCGCATACGCACACGCGGGCACCAACGTCACCCCCAAAACGGGAACCTGGACACACCTCGTCACCGTCTATGACGCCTCCTCGGAAACCATGAGCCTGTACGTCAACGGTCAACTCGCGGGCACCGGAAGCAACACCAGCGTCTGGAGCGCCGACGGCCCGTTCCTCATCGGCGGCGCCGACAACACTGGCACCGGCGGCAACGGCAGCCAAGCGGCCTTCCCCGGCCAGGTCAGCGACGTACACGTCTACAACACAGCCCTCAGCCCTACCGCCGCCACCACTCTCAACGACAACCCCCCGTCCATCAGCAACCTCAACTGA